The Streptomyces phaeolivaceus genome has a window encoding:
- the upp gene encoding uracil phosphoribosyltransferase, translating into MRLHVVDHPLVAHKLTTLRDRRTDSPTFRRLADELVTLLAYEATRDVRTELVDITTPVATTTGVKLSHPRPLVVPILRAGLGMLDGMVRLLPTAEVGFLGMIRNEETLEASTYATRMPEDLSGRQVYVLDPMLATGGTLVAAIRELIARGADDVTAVVLLAAPEGVEVMERELAGAPVTVVTAAVDERLNEHGYIVPGLGDAGDRLYGAAE; encoded by the coding sequence ATGCGTCTCCATGTCGTCGACCACCCCCTGGTCGCTCACAAGCTCACCACGCTGCGCGACCGGCGCACGGACTCCCCGACCTTCCGCCGCCTCGCCGACGAACTGGTCACCCTGCTCGCCTACGAGGCCACGCGGGACGTGCGCACGGAGCTGGTCGACATCACGACGCCGGTCGCCACGACCACGGGCGTCAAGCTCTCCCACCCGCGCCCCCTCGTCGTGCCGATCCTCCGGGCCGGCCTCGGCATGCTCGACGGCATGGTCCGGCTGCTGCCGACCGCCGAGGTGGGCTTCCTGGGCATGATCCGCAACGAGGAGACGCTGGAGGCCTCCACGTACGCCACGCGCATGCCCGAGGACCTCTCCGGGCGTCAGGTGTACGTCCTCGACCCGATGCTCGCGACCGGCGGCACCCTCGTCGCCGCGATCCGTGAGCTGATCGCGCGTGGCGCCGACGACGTGACCGCCGTGGTGCTCCTCGCCGCCCCCGAGGGCGTCGAGGTCATGGAGCGCGAGCTGGCGGGCGCCCCGGTGACGGTCGTGACCGCCGCCGTGGACGAGCGCCTGAACGAGCACGGCTACATCGTGCCGGGCCTGGGTGACGCGGGCGACCGGCTGTACGGCGCCGCCGAGTAG
- a CDS encoding MarR family winged helix-turn-helix transcriptional regulator, whose translation MAGQAHYEELVRQLSAIGAVKRELTRMLPHECPGGSAGVLTLLGRHGEMRTSRLAELLAVDMSVTSRHVAHVAERGWIERLPDPVDKRSRILRLTPEGRAVIAELDRRSSRLMADRLSDWSDDEVGELARLLGRLRESFDATAPPRTPTEPTRNAAEATRTDVEALRTPGEPTGTPA comes from the coding sequence ATGGCCGGGCAAGCGCACTACGAGGAGCTGGTCCGCCAGCTCAGCGCCATCGGAGCCGTGAAGCGGGAACTCACCAGGATGCTGCCGCACGAGTGCCCCGGCGGATCGGCCGGCGTCCTGACCCTGCTCGGCCGGCACGGCGAGATGCGGACGAGCAGGCTCGCCGAGCTGCTCGCGGTGGACATGTCGGTGACCAGCCGCCATGTCGCGCACGTCGCCGAGCGGGGCTGGATCGAACGCCTCCCCGACCCGGTGGACAAACGCTCACGCATCCTGCGCCTGACCCCCGAGGGCCGGGCCGTGATCGCCGAGCTGGACCGGCGCAGCAGCCGGCTGATGGCCGACCGGCTCAGCGACTGGTCCGACGACGAGGTCGGCGAGCTGGCCCGGCTGCTCGGCCGGCTGCGCGAGAGCTTCGACGCCACCGCCCCGCCCCGCACGCCCACGGAGCCGACGCGTAACGCCGCAGAGGCGACGCGTACCGACGTGGAGGCGCTGCGTACGCCCGGAGAACCGACCGGAACGCCCGCGTAG
- a CDS encoding RNA polymerase sigma factor SigF — protein MSADQGSSKVLTLAKSETAPDAIQAPQDLQALEDLPGPQAPPASDFPASSASANIDTRTLSRSLFLRLAALDENSPERAYVRDTLIELNLPLVRYAAARFRSRNEPMEDIVQVGTIGLIKAIDRFDCERGVEFPTFAMPTVVGEIKRFFRDTSWSVRVPRRLQELRLALTKASDELSQKLDRSPTVTELAAVLGVSEEDVVDGLAVGNAYTASSLDSPAPEDDGGEGSLADRLGYEDTALEGVEYRESLKPLLAKLPPRERRIIMLRFFANMTQSQIGEEVGISQMHVSRLLTRTLAQLREGLISD, from the coding sequence ATGTCCGCAGACCAGGGCAGCTCGAAGGTGCTCACACTCGCCAAGAGCGAGACCGCGCCCGACGCTATCCAGGCCCCTCAGGACCTTCAGGCGCTTGAGGACCTTCCCGGTCCCCAGGCTCCGCCGGCGTCTGACTTCCCGGCCTCGTCCGCCTCGGCGAACATCGACACCCGCACCCTGTCCCGCTCCCTGTTCCTGCGGCTGGCCGCACTCGACGAGAACAGCCCCGAGCGTGCCTATGTCCGGGACACCCTCATCGAGCTCAACCTCCCGCTGGTGCGTTACGCCGCCGCACGTTTCCGGTCGCGCAACGAGCCCATGGAGGACATCGTCCAGGTCGGAACGATCGGCCTGATCAAGGCGATCGACCGCTTCGACTGCGAACGGGGCGTGGAGTTCCCGACGTTCGCGATGCCGACGGTCGTGGGCGAGATCAAGCGGTTCTTCCGCGACACCTCGTGGTCGGTCCGGGTTCCGCGCCGGCTCCAGGAGCTGCGGCTGGCCCTCACCAAGGCCAGCGACGAGCTGTCCCAGAAGCTCGACCGCTCCCCGACGGTCACCGAACTCGCCGCCGTGCTGGGCGTGTCCGAGGAGGACGTCGTCGACGGCCTCGCCGTGGGCAACGCGTACACGGCGTCGTCGCTGGACTCCCCGGCGCCCGAGGACGACGGCGGCGAGGGTTCCCTCGCGGACCGCCTCGGCTACGAGGACACGGCGCTGGAGGGCGTGGAGTACCGGGAGTCGCTGAAGCCGCTGCTGGCCAAGCTGCCGCCTCGGGAGCGCCGGATCATCATGCTGCGGTTCTTCGCGAACATGACGCAGTCGCAGATCGGTGAGGAGGTCGGCATCTCCCAGATGCACGTCTCCCGGCTGCTCACCCGCACGCTGGCCCAGCTGCGTGAGGGGCTGATCTCCGACTGA
- a CDS encoding tRNA adenosine deaminase-associated protein, with protein MYFAALLARTEDGWEASDTELDDVETLSDLADLAREASPGDDTVLVLIEQEDAWFGVVRIDGEDDPRIYVSDAAAAARSSYGEILLTDELLGREPGDDDPDLDALDLDGTEDGESDSDDDDDTSAEAVPHSPVGDTEILDDLGVGEKELRALDADDALSSIAEALGASEVLETVR; from the coding sequence GTGTACTTCGCCGCACTGCTCGCGCGCACCGAAGACGGGTGGGAAGCGAGCGACACAGAGCTCGACGATGTGGAAACCCTGTCGGATCTGGCCGACCTGGCCCGTGAAGCCTCGCCCGGCGACGACACGGTGCTGGTGCTCATCGAGCAGGAGGACGCCTGGTTCGGCGTCGTCCGCATCGATGGCGAGGACGACCCTCGTATCTACGTGTCGGACGCCGCCGCCGCTGCCCGCAGCAGCTACGGCGAGATCCTGCTCACCGACGAACTGCTCGGAAGGGAGCCCGGCGACGACGACCCCGACCTGGACGCCCTCGACCTCGACGGCACCGAGGACGGTGAGTCCGACTCCGACGACGATGACGACACGTCCGCCGAGGCCGTGCCGCACAGCCCGGTCGGCGACACCGAGATCCTCGACGACCTGGGGGTGGGTGAGAAGGAGCTGCGCGCCCTCGACGCCGACGACGCCCTCAGCTCGATCGCCGAGGCCCTCGGGGCGTCGGAGGTCCTGGAGACGGTCCGCTGA
- a CDS encoding type II toxin-antitoxin system VapB family antitoxin, with protein sequence MIFKRIGNGRPYPDHGRESTRQWADVAPRPVRLDQLVTTKGQLDLETLLAEDSTFYGDLFAHVVKWQGDLYLEDGLHRAVRAALQQRQVLHARVLELD encoded by the coding sequence GTGATCTTCAAGCGCATCGGAAACGGCCGGCCGTACCCCGACCACGGCCGGGAAAGCACCCGGCAGTGGGCGGACGTCGCGCCGCGCCCGGTCCGCCTCGATCAGCTCGTGACGACCAAGGGGCAGCTGGACCTGGAGACCCTCCTCGCCGAGGACTCCACCTTCTACGGCGACCTCTTCGCGCACGTGGTGAAGTGGCAGGGCGATCTGTACCTGGAGGACGGCCTCCACCGCGCGGTCCGCGCGGCCCTCCAGCAGCGCCAGGTGCTGCACGCGCGCGTCCTCGAACTGGACTAG
- a CDS encoding Dabb family protein translates to MIRHLVLFKLNEGVERDDPRVVKGVDAFRALDGTIGEIRFWELGWNLSDRPIAHDFAINSAFDDADALRTYVEHPDHQAGVALWREFATWVIADYEF, encoded by the coding sequence ATGATCCGCCACCTGGTCCTCTTCAAGCTCAACGAGGGTGTCGAGCGCGACGACCCGCGGGTCGTGAAGGGCGTGGACGCCTTCCGCGCGCTCGACGGGACGATCGGCGAGATCCGCTTCTGGGAACTGGGCTGGAACCTCAGCGACCGCCCCATCGCCCACGACTTCGCGATCAACTCCGCGTTCGACGACGCGGACGCGCTGCGTACGTACGTCGAGCACCCGGACCACCAGGCCGGCGTCGCGCTGTGGCGGGAGTTCGCCACCTGGGTCATCGCCGACTACGAGTTCTGA
- a CDS encoding RNA polymerase sigma factor SigF has product MDEEVALTVSASTAPPQEDVPAPDPASAQVTAQATAPPPEKRRGADTRALTQVLFGELKHLAPGTPEHNRVRGALIEANLPLVRYAAARFRSRNEPMEDVVQVGTIGLINAIDRFDPDRGVQFPTFAMPTVIGEIKRYFRDNVRTVHVPRRLHELWVQVNSATEDLTTAFGRTPSTAEIAERLRITEEEVLSCIEAGRSYHATSLEAAQEGDGMPGLLDRLGYEDPELDGVEHRDLVRHLLVQLPEREQRILLLRYYSNLTQSQISAELGVSQMHVSRLLARSFARLRSANRIEV; this is encoded by the coding sequence ATGGATGAAGAGGTGGCGTTGACCGTGTCGGCCAGTACTGCCCCTCCCCAGGAAGACGTCCCGGCTCCCGACCCCGCGTCGGCCCAGGTCACGGCCCAGGCCACCGCGCCCCCTCCGGAGAAACGTCGCGGCGCCGACACCCGGGCGCTCACCCAGGTGCTGTTCGGGGAGCTGAAGCATCTGGCGCCGGGCACGCCGGAGCACAACCGCGTGCGCGGGGCGCTCATCGAGGCGAACCTCCCGCTCGTGCGCTACGCCGCCGCCCGTTTCCGCTCCCGCAACGAGCCCATGGAGGACGTGGTCCAGGTCGGGACCATCGGGCTGATCAACGCCATCGACCGGTTCGACCCGGACCGGGGCGTGCAGTTCCCGACCTTCGCGATGCCGACCGTCATCGGCGAGATCAAGCGGTACTTCCGCGACAACGTGCGCACGGTCCACGTCCCGCGCCGGCTGCACGAGTTGTGGGTCCAGGTGAACAGCGCGACCGAGGACCTCACCACCGCCTTCGGACGCACCCCCTCCACCGCCGAGATCGCCGAGCGGCTGCGCATCACCGAGGAGGAGGTCCTGTCCTGCATCGAGGCCGGCCGCTCGTACCACGCGACATCCCTGGAGGCCGCCCAGGAGGGCGACGGGATGCCGGGGCTGCTCGACCGGCTCGGCTACGAGGACCCCGAGCTGGACGGCGTCGAACACCGCGACCTCGTACGGCATCTCCTCGTCCAACTCCCCGAGCGCGAACAGCGGATCCTGCTCCTGCGCTACTACAGCAACCTCACGCAGTCGCAGATCAGCGCGGAGCTGGGGGTCTCCCAGATGCATGTCTCGCGGCTGCTGGCGCGGAGCTTCGCGCGGCTGCGGTCGGCCAACCGGATCGAGGTGTAG
- the tadA gene encoding tRNA adenosine(34) deaminase TadA: MQLALAEAGRAAEGGDVPVGAVVLSPDGTTVLATGHNEREATGDPTAHAEVLAVRRAAAVLGAWRLTGCTLVVTLEPCTMCAGALVQSRVDRVVYGARDEKAGATGSLWDVVRDRRLNHRPEVVGGVLADDCARLLTEFFRTR; the protein is encoded by the coding sequence ATGCAGCTCGCCCTGGCCGAGGCCGGGCGGGCCGCCGAGGGCGGGGACGTCCCGGTCGGTGCGGTCGTCCTGTCCCCGGACGGCACGACCGTACTGGCCACCGGGCACAACGAGCGCGAGGCGACCGGCGACCCGACCGCGCACGCGGAGGTGCTCGCCGTCCGCCGCGCCGCCGCCGTGCTCGGCGCCTGGCGACTGACCGGCTGCACCCTGGTCGTCACCCTCGAACCCTGCACGATGTGCGCGGGCGCACTCGTGCAGTCCCGGGTCGACCGGGTCGTCTACGGCGCGCGCGACGAGAAGGCCGGCGCCACCGGCTCCCTCTGGGACGTCGTACGCGACCGGCGCCTCAACCACCGTCCCGAGGTCGTCGGGGGCGTCCTCGCCGACGACTGCGCCCGGCTTCTCACCGAGTTCTTCCGCACCCGCTGA
- a CDS encoding LytR C-terminal domain-containing protein: protein MGGQYRITGDKYPRLRRPKRRRRLVLTIVASVTALGLVGWGTLQLIDVFTGDEDQAAAAGPKADCATRVTSSPSPKASGSAAKDLPAPGRITVNVLNATPRAGLAKDTADELKQRGFRIGNVGNATEEYDKKVKGTAMLLGAKAAEDTALAVLNTQLTGAQSKTDGRKKATEVDLVIGTGFKALSTRKDADKALAALTSPEPTPTASKTC from the coding sequence ATGGGCGGCCAGTACCGGATCACGGGGGACAAGTACCCGAGGCTGCGTCGGCCCAAGAGGCGTCGCAGGCTCGTCCTCACGATCGTCGCGTCCGTGACCGCGCTGGGCCTCGTCGGCTGGGGGACCCTGCAGCTCATCGACGTCTTCACCGGCGACGAGGACCAGGCCGCCGCGGCGGGCCCCAAGGCCGACTGCGCGACCCGGGTGACCTCGTCCCCGTCCCCGAAGGCGAGCGGATCAGCCGCGAAGGACTTGCCGGCACCCGGCAGGATCACCGTCAACGTCCTCAACGCCACGCCCCGCGCGGGCCTCGCCAAGGACACCGCCGACGAGCTGAAGCAGCGCGGCTTCCGCATCGGGAACGTGGGCAACGCGACCGAGGAGTACGACAAGAAGGTCAAGGGCACCGCGATGCTGCTCGGCGCGAAGGCCGCCGAGGACACGGCCCTGGCCGTCCTCAACACCCAGCTCACCGGCGCGCAGTCGAAGACCGACGGCCGGAAGAAGGCCACCGAGGTCGACCTCGTCATCGGTACCGGCTTCAAGGCCCTCAGCACGCGGAAGGACGCCGACAAGGCACTGGCCGCCCTGACCAGCCCCGAGCCGACGCCCACCGCGTCGAAGACCTGCTGA